Proteins co-encoded in one Ziziphus jujuba cultivar Dongzao chromosome 9, ASM3175591v1 genomic window:
- the LOC107426021 gene encoding isoamylase 2, chloroplastic, with the protein MATLVTSLAIQSCRLNRGGSRSSKTKHFSRIVCINRIINRFDKMDERKLFCGEVARQIARTYPRNLNVEVYARSQVSVEPVEQRFSANTQVEDPDKVSSYLFRTEIGGLVNVSVRKRNVNYAVYVEISSLPLSGNDDRLVLNWGMYRDDSSSFTSVDTPFSKISFGRFSIQLDFEAKGIPVYLSFLFKSLVDANSSGLQIRSHRKTNFVVPVGFDSGHPSPLGLSFSSDGSMNFAIFSRNAESVVLCLYDDTTVDDPALELDLDPYVNRSGDIWHASFESAWNFVSYGYRFKGTHLQKNKDSLDGHILLDPYAKIIGNSTSSKHGNGLKYLGQLCKEPDFDWNDDIHPNLPLEKLVVYRLNTKRFTEHKSSGLPSDIAGTFSGLIEKLEHLKDLGVNAVLLEPVFPFDETKGPYFPCHFFSPTNLYGPSGGPVSAINSMKDMVKKLHANGIEVLLEVVFTHTADNESLHGIDDESYYYANGAVDLVHKSALNSNYPIVQQMILDSLRHWVTEFHIDGFCFINASYLLRGFYGEKLSRPPLVEAIAFDPLLSNTKNIADCWDPHDMVPKETRFPHWKRWAEMNAKFCYDVRNFLRGEGLLSDLATRLCGSGDIFSGGRGPAYSFNFIARNSGLPLVDLVSFSGDELASELSWNCGEEGPTNKTAVLERRLKQIRNFLFVLHVSLGVPVLNMGDECGQSSSASPSYDDRKSFDWKALRTGFGIQTTQFISFLNSLRTQRCDLLQKRNFLKEENIDWYGSDQSLPRWEDPSCKFLAMRLKVDEDKLGNKLTSELSSDQKGDLFIAFNAAHHKESVILPPPPKGMEWHRLVDTALPFPGFFSTDGEPVVEHTVGLVAAYEMKSHSCTLFEARSK; encoded by the coding sequence ATGGCAACTCTTGTAACATCACTTGCAATACAGTCTTGCCGTTTGAATCGTGGAGGCTCTAGATCATCTAAGACAAAACATTTCAGTCGTATTGTATGCATAAATAGAATTATTAACAGATTTGATAAAATGGATGAAAGAAAGCTATTCTGTGGAGAAGTTGCACGACAAATTGCAAGAACTTATCCCAGGAATTTGAATGTGGAAGTGTATGCTAGATCACAAGTTTCGGTTGAGCCAGTTGAACAGAGATTCTCAGCAAATACTCAAGTTGAAGACCCTGATAAGGTATCATCCTATCTTTTCAGGACAGAAATTGGTGGTTTAGTGAATGTGTCTGTCAGGAAGAGAAATGTTAATTATGCAGTCTATGTTGAAATTTCATCCTTGCCACTTTCTGGTAATGATGATAGACTGGTACTTAACTGGGGCATGTACAGAGATGATTCATCCAGTTTCACGTCTGTCGACACTCCGTTTTCGAAGATTTCTTTTGGCAGGTTTTCTATTCAGTTGGATTTCGAGGCCAAAGGAATACCCGTCtatctctcttttctttttaaatctttgGTAGATGCCAATTCTAGTGGCTTACAGATACGAAGTCATAGGAAGACAAATTTTGTTGTACCTGTTGGTTTTGATTCAGGCCATCCGAGCCCACTAGGTCTTTCCTTTTCAAGTGATGGTTCAATGAATTTCGCCATTTTTTCAAGAAATGCAGAAAGTGTGGTTTTATGCTTGTATGATGACACTACGGTTGATGATCCTGCTTTGGAGCTTGATCTAGATCCTTATGTCAATCGATCAGGTGATATTTGGCATGCCTCCTTCGAAAGTGCCTGGAATTTTGTGAGCTATGGTTATCGATTCAAGGGGACCCATCTGCAGAAAAATAAAGATTCATTGGATGGACATATACTTCTGGATCCATATGCTAAGATCATTGGGAATTCTACTTCTAGTAAACATGGAAATGGGCTGAAGTACCTTGGACAATTATGCAAGGAACCTGATTTTGACTGGAATGATGATATTCATCCCAACTTACCACTGGAGAAACTAGTAGTTTATCGATTAAACACTAAGCGTTTTACAGAGCACAAGTCTAGTGGGTTACCTTCTGATATTGCAGGGACCTTCTCTGGTTTGATTGAGAAGTTGGAGCATTTGAAGGACTTGGGCGTGAATGCTGTTTTATTAGAGCCAGTTTTCCCATTCGATGAGACAAAAGGGCCATATTTTCCATGTCATTTCTTTTCACCAACGAACCTCTATGGACCTTCTGGTGGCCCGGTATCTGCTATCAACTCAATGAAGGATATGGTAAAGAAATTGCATGCAAATGGAATAGAGGTTTTGCTGGAAGTTGTATTCACCCATACTGCTGACAATGAATCACTTCATGGAATCGATGATGAATCTTATTACTATGCCAATGGGGCTGTGGATTTGGTCCACAAAAGTGCTTTAAATTCTAACTATCCCATTGTGCAACAGATGATTTTAGATAGTCTTCGACACTGGGTAACTGAGTTTCACATTGATGGTTTTTGTTTCATTAATGCATCCTATTTGTTGCGAGGGTTCTATGGAGAAAAACTTTCTCGCCCTCCTTTGGTTGAAGCAATTGCTTTTGATCCGCTACTCTCAAATACCAAGAACATAGCAGACTGTTGGGATCCTCATGACATGGTACCAAAAGAAACTCGTTTTCCTCATTGGAAGAGATGGGCAGAAATGAATGCAAAATTTTGTTATGATGTTAGAAACTTCTTGAGGGGTGAGGGGCTTCTTAGTGACCTTGCTACTAGACTTTGTGGGAGTGGGGACATCTTTTCAGGGGGACGTGGCCCAGCATACTCTTTCAATTTCATTGCCAGAAACTCTGGACTTCCTCTTGTAGACCTTGTCAGCTTCAGTGGTGATGAGTTGGCTTCAGAATTAAGTTGGAATTGTGGGGAAGAAGGTCCTACAAACAAAACTGCTGTACTCGAGAGACGACTTAAACAAATTCgtaattttctctttgttctgcATGTTTCGCTAGGTGTGCCCGTTCTTAATATGGGAGACGAGTGCGGACAATCTTCTAGTGCTTCTCCTTCATATGATGACAGAAAATCTTTTGATTGGAAGGCTCTAAGAACAGGTTTTGGTATTCAGACTACACAATTCATCTCCTTTTTGAATTCATTGAGGACGCAGAGATGTGACCTTCTTCAGAAGAGGAACTTCTTGAAAGAAGAAAACATTGACTGGTATGGTAGTGATCAATCTCTGCCAAGATGGGAAGACCCATCTTGCAAATTCCTTGCCATGAGGTTGAAAGTTGATGAAGACAAACTTGGGAACAAATTAACCTCCGAATTGTCTTCTGATCAAAAGGGTGATCTGTTTATTGCATTCAATGCAGCTCATCATAAAGAGAGTGTTATTCTACCCCCACCCCCAAAAGGCATGGAATGGCACCGACTTGTAGACACGGCTCTTCCATTCCCAGGTTTCTTCTCAACTGATGGTGAGCCCGTCGTTGAACATACGGTGGGATTAGTTGCTGCTTATGAAATGAAGTCACATAGTTGCACTCTTTTTGAAGCCAGAAGCAAGTAG
- the LOC107425984 gene encoding protein PALE CRESS, chloroplastic, producing the protein MGGKVLRLTCTPPTPLPSSSSTIYSKPSKNFFCPSLFKPKYPPRSVLAKSFSEEERLLEGLPKEYYDDEWQARQREKTKEFHRRRRKEEEEEERKVAEYREIGMRLKGYPEEDVRKARRLVSNLIMSAEEVEEKIEEAAEKGELTELVLMVIWNRLDLARRDDEKDAIRSLDLLYRRVETEILKREATPAMRLLNDLLNLHDGFDDERWLKECKKRMVDSFPREDPFSIVLPVGFDINKHEGQLRPPLEADDALLRVDFVREVDALLQEVRAEEREAQIAQGLDPESIANRLKQQEKHRTIRQVEALLDLAINLKW; encoded by the exons atgggagGCAAGGTTTTGAGGCTGACTTGCACGCCACCCACACCATTACCCAGTTCGTCTTCGACCATCTATTCGAAGCCTTCAAAAAACTTTTTTTGCCCCTCTCTTTTCAAACCCAAGTATCCACCCCGCTCAG TTTTAGCAAAGAGCTTCAGCGAAGAAGAGCGACTTTTAGAGGGGCTTCCTAAGGAGTATTATGACGAT gaATGGCAAGCCCGACAGAGGGAAAAGACAAAGGAGTTTCATCGAAGACGtcggaaggaagaagaagaagaagaaagaaaggttGCAGAGTATCGTGAAATTGGTATGAGACTCAAAGGGTATCCTGAAGAAGATGTCCGTAAAGCTCGGAGATTGGTTTCGAACTTAATCATGTCTGCTGAGGAAGTTGAAGAG AAAATTGAGGAAGCTGCAGAGAAAGGGGAACTCACTGAACTTGTTCTTATGGTGATCTGGAATCGCCTTGATCTTGCTCGACGTGAT GACGAAAAGGATGCTATCAGAAGTCTTGATTTACTTTACAGAAGGGTTGAG ACTGAGATATTGAAACGGGAGGCTACTCCTGCCATGAGACTACTCAACGATCTTTTGAATTTGCATGATGGGTTTGATGATGAAAGATGGCTGAAGGAATGCAAAAAACGCATGGTTGATAGTTTTCCACGGGAGGATCCATTTAGTATTGTTCTTCCTGTCGGATTTGACATTAATAAG CATGAAGGGCAACTGCGACCACCACTTGAAGCTGATGATGCTTTGTTAAGAGTAGACTTTGTTAGAGAGGTTGACGCGTTGCTACAGGAGGTTCGGGCTGAAGAACGTGAAGCACAAATTGCACAAGGGCTTGATCCTGAATCCATTGCCAATAGGTTGAAGCAACAGGAGAAGCATCGAACCATACGCCAAGTAGAAGCTCTACTGGACCTggccattaatttaaaatggtaG